One genomic segment of Oligoflexus sp. includes these proteins:
- a CDS encoding response regulator: protein MGKKIMIVDDSKTIRQQVSFTLTKGGYEVIEAEDGADGIEKLKANKDVAMVISDVNMPNMNGLEMVEKLKAEGSTVPVIMLTTEGASDLIQRAKAAGAKGWLVKPFQPDQLVAAVTKIAG from the coding sequence ATGGGTAAGAAGATCATGATCGTGGACGACTCGAAAACCATTCGCCAGCAAGTGAGCTTTACGCTGACCAAAGGCGGCTACGAAGTCATCGAAGCCGAAGACGGCGCCGACGGCATCGAAAAGCTGAAAGCCAACAAAGATGTGGCGATGGTCATCAGCGACGTGAATATGCCCAACATGAACGGCCTGGAAATGGTCGAAAAACTGAAGGCGGAAGGCAGCACGGTTCCCGTGATCATGCTGACGACCGAAGGTGCTTCGGATCTGATTCAAAGAGCCAAGGCCGCCGGAGCCAAAGGCTGGCTGGTGAAGCCCTTCCAACCCGATCAATTGGTCGCCGCAGTCACCAAGATCGCAGGCTAA
- a CDS encoding PAS domain S-box protein, with protein sequence MNALVNVDVLRAAVLSADYGCIIIDASEQICFWNRWIAKYSGISEADALGKTLWEVFNLTNDCACCKAITQALTQGKSTLLSQTFHPNPLPLYRKSAKKTLMTQRVVIRSQTIGKDRFCFLEVTDQSAGSEREKYLAQTRDYIGKIIESIQEMMFIMDTDYRLSEVNATAKSMLGYEESELVGRSFLDFVIQPKNLEMWSAQNQNLHRTKVKDVELSLKTRDGHSRIVILSGSFIENKDKLGLLFVAFAKDITGIREAEQQLNAQKAQLATASKLSALGEMAGGIAHEINNPIAIIHGLSFQLKKKLLKANLDADKSITSILQEIESTTMRVSKIIKGLKAISRSGDKDDFFVANLKSIVEDTMNLCGERFKTAGILLEVPDMPDNLQIECRQVQMSQVLLNLLNNAKDAVLGLDERWIRIEVARQRDRVIIVVTDSGKGIDKVNQEKMFLPFFTTKGIGKGTGLGLSISKGIVEDHGGEFYYDAARPNTTFVIDLPLRQSAQKSA encoded by the coding sequence CTTTTGGAACCGATGGATTGCCAAATACAGCGGCATCAGCGAGGCCGATGCGCTCGGCAAGACACTTTGGGAAGTCTTCAATCTGACCAATGACTGCGCCTGCTGCAAAGCCATCACCCAGGCCCTGACCCAGGGGAAAAGCACCCTCCTGTCCCAAACCTTTCATCCCAATCCCTTGCCCCTCTACCGAAAGAGCGCCAAGAAAACTCTCATGACTCAACGGGTCGTGATCCGCTCTCAAACGATAGGCAAGGATCGCTTCTGCTTTTTGGAAGTCACCGACCAGAGCGCGGGTTCTGAACGTGAGAAGTACCTGGCCCAGACGCGTGATTACATCGGCAAGATCATCGAATCCATCCAGGAAATGATGTTCATCATGGACACCGACTATCGCCTGTCTGAAGTCAACGCCACGGCCAAGTCCATGCTGGGCTATGAGGAAAGCGAGCTGGTCGGACGATCCTTCCTCGACTTCGTCATCCAGCCTAAGAACCTTGAAATGTGGTCGGCGCAAAATCAGAATCTGCATCGGACCAAGGTCAAGGATGTGGAACTGAGCCTGAAAACGCGGGATGGCCATTCCCGAATCGTCATTCTTTCTGGATCCTTCATCGAGAACAAGGACAAGCTGGGTCTCCTCTTCGTCGCCTTCGCCAAGGACATCACTGGGATTCGCGAAGCCGAGCAGCAGCTGAACGCCCAGAAAGCCCAGCTCGCCACGGCCTCCAAACTCTCTGCGCTGGGGGAAATGGCCGGTGGCATCGCTCATGAGATCAATAATCCCATCGCGATCATTCATGGCCTGAGTTTTCAGCTGAAGAAAAAGCTGCTGAAGGCCAATCTGGATGCGGATAAAAGCATCACGTCCATCCTTCAGGAAATCGAATCGACGACGATGCGGGTTTCAAAGATCATCAAAGGACTGAAAGCCATCTCGCGCTCGGGTGACAAGGATGATTTCTTTGTCGCCAACCTTAAATCCATCGTTGAAGACACCATGAATCTCTGCGGTGAGCGCTTCAAAACTGCCGGCATCCTCCTGGAGGTGCCGGACATGCCGGATAACCTTCAGATTGAATGTCGCCAGGTGCAGATGTCCCAGGTTCTTCTGAACCTTCTGAATAATGCCAAGGACGCTGTGCTCGGCCTGGATGAGCGATGGATTCGAATTGAGGTCGCGAGGCAAAGGGATCGGGTCATCATCGTGGTCACGGACAGCGGCAAGGGCATCGACAAGGTCAATCAGGAAAAGATGTTCCTTCCGTTCTTCACGACCAAAGGCATAGGCAAGGGGACCGGCCTCGGCCTCAGCATTTCCAAAGGCATTGTCGAGGATCACGGCGGCGAATTCTACTATGATGCGGCGCGGCCGAATACGACGTTTGTCATAGATCTTCCGCTGCGGCAGTCGGCACAGAAATCCGCTTAA
- a CDS encoding response regulator, translated as MTYDGSKLEDEFLYEVSELMAEAEIACLTLEREGESIEMIDLIFRISHTIKGSGYVAGFDHLSRFAHEYENMLSLIRSRVVKLTPEVIALMFDVHDVLKAWATELKNDSLYVADTAAILKRINAVCRVPGRPSPAARTETVASFGFFEDEPAARVKKPEPSPSRPMKEQKAEVAPPPAIQHADSRKPKVLIVDDEVSLTKVFASYLEDLDVDVLTAHDGKQALAIMMDQSIDLLITDFMMPQMNGLQLIEKIRSSDSTVQVIFVSAAAERRDVISILNMGAFAFLEKPFEADVLLTHARNALREKYIRDAIIRLTSLNFKAYITSSQLARAKDEKTYKTLYDSMQKILDEITLIQNSILKHERKLSPAA; from the coding sequence TTGACCTACGACGGCAGCAAACTGGAAGATGAATTCCTTTACGAAGTCTCTGAGCTTATGGCCGAAGCTGAGATTGCCTGTTTGACCCTGGAGCGGGAGGGCGAAAGCATCGAGATGATCGATCTCATCTTTCGGATTTCTCACACGATCAAAGGCAGCGGCTATGTCGCTGGCTTTGATCACCTCAGCCGCTTCGCTCATGAGTATGAGAACATGCTCTCGCTCATACGAAGTCGGGTCGTGAAGCTGACCCCTGAGGTCATCGCCCTCATGTTTGATGTGCATGACGTTCTTAAGGCCTGGGCGACTGAGTTGAAAAACGATAGCCTTTATGTCGCCGATACCGCGGCCATCCTGAAACGCATCAATGCCGTTTGCCGCGTTCCCGGCCGACCCAGTCCTGCGGCTCGGACGGAAACCGTGGCGAGTTTCGGTTTCTTTGAGGATGAACCTGCGGCCCGGGTGAAAAAACCTGAGCCTTCACCCTCGCGTCCCATGAAAGAGCAAAAAGCAGAGGTCGCGCCGCCCCCGGCCATCCAGCATGCGGACTCCAGAAAGCCCAAGGTCCTGATCGTCGATGATGAGGTGAGCCTGACCAAAGTCTTCGCCTCCTATCTTGAGGATCTGGACGTTGACGTCCTGACGGCTCATGATGGAAAGCAGGCACTCGCCATCATGATGGATCAGTCGATTGATCTTCTGATCACAGACTTCATGATGCCCCAGATGAACGGCCTTCAGCTCATCGAAAAGATTCGGAGCAGTGACAGCACGGTGCAGGTGATATTCGTTTCGGCCGCAGCGGAACGCCGGGATGTGATCTCGATTCTCAATATGGGTGCTTTTGCGTTTTTGGAGAAACCCTTCGAAGCCGACGTCTTGCTCACGCATGCCCGGAATGCCCTGCGCGAGAAGTATATCCGTGATGCCATCATCCGTCTGACGAGCCTCAACTTCAAAGCCTACATCACGAGCAGCCAGTTGGCGCGCGCAAAGGATGAGAAGACCTATAAGACTCTCTATGATTCCATGCAAAAGATCCTGGATGAGATCACCCTGATCCAGAACAGTATCCTGAAGCATGAGCGTAAGCTGTCGCCGGCAGCCTAA
- a CDS encoding DEAD/DEAH box helicase: MKTNILEFFYEHVDEDDWLTGLDLYTSGKVEQIKAMHGLITARISSNGGRGEETRLKIHPNGHCIQWIECTCKKNRTGGQYCEHLASFMISIDREKPELLASLDNRMPLKHPVAVRRKNIKAQIEGEKRDRGEGAAQTILSHLKGNIQSVRLLANGPTMKVRLEIKPGEYTNYHLELDDAAKFLQSHPKLTTASDEIKALKVFNVTAIRGTRIYQEDDEKVVAERVVVIPHPPAAFNRLQEKDNPHSIFPEAHKMLTRLEPKGKDGYFEFVSLKAGHKYLGKEYFYLPERGFWKLTDGDVSSLWNDLPIRKVFKEDASANFIQDNFFEYINEGPIWLDQNLKGAAIESTPQLTEIRIHKAADGWFFLDPRYQSGQESISMLDLVTQFKKKKRNYIRQGEKWIKIPDFVKDHNWETDETGKFLKVSSLGLMRLKAAVGDFDQFVGSKKVLNQIRNQLEFKNNIKVPSLTHTKLKLREYQFTGVQWMWWLYENKLHGLLADEMGLGKTHQAMGLMSAIQSRKEKSYFIVIAPTTVLDHWEDKVLAFCPNLKVFKHHGPKRSQNIKKMMETHDLMITSYGVLLRDAKQLQAINWDAIILDEAHFVKNQDTATYQAVCTLTADIRICLTGTPIENHLGEMKNLFDFLVPGYLGSDEYFRRNFMQPIEKNGEPETELALQKLIHPFKMRRNKANVLHDLPEKVEDIRHCTLSNDQIKIYREVLELKARPILETLKDENAAVPYLHVFAVLTLLKQVCNHPLLVHPGKLDQYESGKFEVLKEILTEALDSGHKVVIYSQYVEMIRLISQYLEQQSIGHAILTGQTKNRGKVIETFQTDPNCKIFVGSLLAGGIGIDLTAASVVVHYDRWWNASKENQATDRVYRIGQNKNVQVLKLVTRGTLEEKIDALINTKKELFEKFMDRDEEIFKTLTRSQLIDLLQ, translated from the coding sequence GTGAAGACCAATATTCTCGAATTCTTTTACGAACATGTGGATGAAGATGACTGGCTCACGGGCCTCGACCTCTATACCTCGGGAAAGGTGGAGCAAATCAAAGCCATGCACGGCTTGATTACCGCGCGTATCAGCTCAAACGGCGGGCGCGGGGAAGAAACACGTCTGAAAATTCACCCCAACGGCCACTGCATTCAGTGGATCGAGTGCACCTGCAAGAAAAATCGCACCGGCGGCCAATACTGTGAACACCTGGCATCCTTCATGATCTCGATTGACCGTGAAAAACCGGAGCTGCTGGCCTCGCTTGATAATCGGATGCCACTCAAGCACCCTGTGGCCGTGCGTCGTAAAAATATCAAAGCCCAGATTGAAGGGGAAAAACGCGACCGCGGAGAAGGGGCTGCCCAGACCATTTTGAGCCACCTCAAAGGGAATATTCAAAGCGTACGTCTGCTCGCGAATGGACCCACGATGAAGGTGCGTCTGGAAATTAAGCCCGGCGAGTATACCAACTACCACCTTGAATTGGATGACGCCGCGAAGTTTTTGCAGAGCCATCCCAAACTCACCACAGCCAGTGATGAGATTAAGGCGCTCAAGGTCTTTAATGTCACAGCCATTCGGGGTACGCGGATTTATCAGGAAGATGATGAAAAAGTCGTCGCGGAACGCGTGGTGGTGATTCCGCATCCGCCCGCCGCCTTCAATCGTCTGCAGGAAAAGGACAATCCGCATTCCATCTTTCCCGAAGCGCATAAGATGCTGACCCGTCTGGAGCCCAAGGGCAAGGATGGGTACTTTGAATTCGTGTCCCTGAAAGCCGGGCACAAGTATCTGGGGAAAGAATACTTCTATCTGCCCGAGCGCGGCTTCTGGAAGCTGACCGATGGCGATGTCAGTTCCCTTTGGAACGATCTGCCGATTCGCAAGGTCTTTAAAGAGGATGCCTCCGCGAATTTCATCCAGGACAACTTCTTTGAATACATCAATGAAGGCCCGATCTGGCTCGACCAGAACCTGAAGGGCGCTGCGATCGAAAGCACGCCGCAGCTGACCGAGATTCGCATCCACAAGGCCGCTGATGGCTGGTTCTTCCTTGATCCGCGCTATCAGAGCGGGCAGGAATCCATTTCCATGCTGGATCTCGTCACGCAGTTCAAAAAGAAAAAGCGGAATTATATTCGCCAGGGTGAAAAGTGGATCAAGATCCCGGACTTTGTGAAGGATCACAACTGGGAAACGGATGAAACCGGAAAATTCCTGAAGGTGAGTTCGCTGGGACTGATGCGGCTCAAGGCGGCGGTCGGTGATTTCGATCAGTTCGTCGGATCGAAGAAGGTCTTGAATCAGATTCGGAATCAGCTGGAGTTCAAGAACAACATCAAGGTTCCCAGCCTGACCCATACGAAGCTGAAGCTGCGGGAATACCAGTTCACGGGCGTTCAGTGGATGTGGTGGCTCTATGAGAATAAGCTCCATGGACTGCTGGCGGATGAGATGGGCCTCGGGAAGACCCACCAGGCCATGGGTCTGATGTCGGCCATCCAATCGCGCAAAGAGAAGTCCTATTTCATCGTGATCGCCCCGACCACGGTTTTGGATCACTGGGAGGACAAGGTCCTGGCCTTCTGCCCGAATCTTAAAGTGTTCAAACACCATGGGCCGAAGCGCAGCCAGAATATTAAAAAGATGATGGAAACGCACGACCTCATGATCACGAGCTACGGCGTTCTTCTGAGGGACGCCAAGCAGCTGCAGGCGATCAACTGGGACGCCATCATTCTGGATGAAGCGCATTTTGTGAAGAATCAGGACACCGCCACCTACCAGGCGGTCTGCACCCTGACGGCGGACATTCGCATCTGCTTGACCGGCACTCCCATCGAAAACCATCTGGGCGAGATGAAGAATCTCTTCGACTTCCTCGTCCCGGGATACCTGGGATCGGATGAATACTTCCGCCGCAATTTCATGCAGCCGATTGAAAAAAATGGCGAGCCTGAAACCGAGCTGGCTCTGCAGAAGCTGATCCATCCCTTTAAAATGCGGCGCAATAAGGCCAACGTTCTTCATGATCTGCCGGAAAAGGTCGAGGACATCCGGCACTGCACGCTTTCGAATGATCAAATCAAGATCTATCGTGAAGTCCTGGAGCTCAAGGCCCGGCCTATCCTGGAAACACTGAAGGACGAAAACGCTGCCGTTCCTTATCTGCATGTGTTCGCGGTCCTGACGCTTCTGAAGCAGGTCTGTAACCACCCGCTGCTGGTCCATCCAGGCAAGCTGGATCAGTATGAAAGCGGCAAGTTTGAAGTGCTGAAGGAGATTCTGACGGAAGCCTTGGATAGCGGGCATAAGGTCGTGATCTATAGCCAGTATGTGGAGATGATTCGCCTCATCAGCCAGTATCTGGAGCAGCAGAGCATCGGCCACGCGATCCTCACGGGTCAAACGAAGAACCGCGGCAAGGTCATCGAAACCTTCCAGACTGATCCGAACTGCAAGATCTTCGTTGGTTCGCTGCTGGCGGGCGGCATCGGTATTGATCTGACCGCAGCGTCCGTGGTCGTCCACTACGATCGCTGGTGGAACGCGAGCAAGGAGAATCAGGCGACCGACCGCGTGTACCGCATCGGCCAGAACAAGAACGTTCAGGTGCTGAAGCTCGTCACGCGCGGAACGCTGGAAGAAAAGATTGATGCGCTCATCAATACCAAGAAGGAACTTTTCGAGAAGTTCATGGATCGTGATGAAGAAATCTTCAAGACCCTGACCCGCAGTCAGCTGATCGATCTTCTGCAGTAG
- a CDS encoding chemotaxis protein CheA, with protein MNKDAFKIAYLGTDAAAQDLLLHASAAEGFACAFFKKSEDLVQFLNEEAHRIVMVFMDHSPPAMDAFAIRGSIMNQFDDVPTVIKIPGMVRLDEMDQIISLKIKRVISEYLLDDIRDTIQKYNRKVDLDIEEEVKTAFILECNELLEDVESAILELEAHPSNMNALKRLFRCIHTIKGSSRVTRWREFETYVHAYEELLSEIDGGIRVVNHASARILLEGYDRIVALVDSITKGQRLNFDVNQWIADFHALDQDITSTNPARENDQDSTTARTSRTQGTRTINVPIEALSKLTYYVSLMLENQKKCHALIRSLDKENLDEKIHEIDALVTQLQTTEEEILVNLEEVRCVPLRSVFRPYSRIVHDLSRTLAKSIQLVITGEDIRVDNTIASVLGNSLIHLIRNSIDHGIESPEARQASGKSPTGTIHVAAVRTDDGLTVTVEDDGDGINLQRVAAHAVNRKLHTQDQVNRMSEEELISIIFQPGFSTASAVSSISGRGVGMDMVKNTVESVGGIIRARTTAGKGSQFILEFHGKNSVIYFE; from the coding sequence TTGAATAAAGATGCATTCAAGATCGCCTATCTGGGAACGGATGCTGCAGCGCAGGATCTATTGCTGCATGCTTCTGCAGCCGAAGGTTTTGCTTGTGCATTCTTCAAAAAATCCGAAGATCTGGTGCAGTTCCTGAATGAAGAGGCGCATCGGATCGTGATGGTGTTCATGGACCATAGCCCCCCGGCCATGGATGCCTTTGCCATTCGTGGCTCGATCATGAACCAGTTTGATGATGTGCCGACCGTCATCAAGATCCCCGGCATGGTCAGGCTGGACGAGATGGATCAGATTATATCGCTGAAAATAAAGCGGGTGATTTCCGAATATCTTCTGGACGATATTCGCGACACGATCCAAAAGTACAATCGAAAAGTCGATCTGGACATTGAAGAGGAAGTCAAAACCGCCTTCATATTGGAATGCAACGAACTTTTGGAAGATGTCGAATCAGCGATTCTGGAGCTGGAAGCCCATCCTTCCAACATGAACGCCCTCAAGCGCCTCTTTCGTTGCATTCATACCATCAAGGGCTCCAGCCGCGTCACCCGCTGGCGGGAGTTTGAAACCTATGTGCATGCTTACGAAGAGCTGTTGAGCGAGATTGATGGCGGAATCCGGGTCGTGAATCATGCGTCCGCCAGAATCCTGCTCGAAGGATACGACCGTATTGTGGCGCTGGTGGACTCCATCACCAAAGGCCAGCGGCTCAACTTTGATGTGAATCAGTGGATTGCTGATTTTCATGCCCTGGACCAGGATATCACCTCCACGAATCCTGCGCGGGAGAATGATCAGGATTCGACCACGGCCCGCACGTCGCGCACCCAGGGCACCCGGACCATCAATGTGCCGATCGAAGCCCTCAGCAAACTCACATACTACGTGTCGCTGATGCTGGAAAATCAGAAGAAGTGCCATGCCCTGATTCGAAGTCTCGACAAGGAGAACCTGGACGAGAAAATTCACGAGATTGATGCGCTCGTGACCCAGCTCCAGACCACCGAAGAGGAGATCCTCGTCAATCTTGAAGAGGTGCGCTGTGTCCCCCTTCGTTCCGTTTTCCGGCCTTATTCACGGATTGTGCATGATTTGAGTCGAACTCTGGCCAAGAGCATCCAGCTGGTGATCACAGGCGAGGACATCCGGGTCGACAACACGATTGCTTCGGTCCTCGGCAACTCCTTGATCCATCTCATTCGGAACAGCATAGATCACGGTATCGAAAGTCCTGAAGCGCGACAGGCCAGCGGCAAGAGCCCGACGGGCACCATTCATGTCGCCGCCGTGCGGACGGATGATGGATTGACCGTCACCGTCGAGGATGATGGCGATGGCATCAATCTGCAGAGGGTCGCAGCCCATGCCGTGAATCGAAAGCTCCACACCCAGGATCAGGTCAATCGCATGAGCGAAGAGGAGCTGATCAGCATTATTTTCCAGCCCGGCTTCAGTACCGCTTCTGCGGTGAGCAGCATCTCAGGGCGTGGGGTGGGCATGGATATGGTGAAGAACACGGTGGAATCGGTTGGGGGGATCATTCGGGCCAGGACGACTGCGGGAAAAGGTTCCCAGTTTATTCTGGAATTTCACGGCAAAAACTCAGTGATTTATTTTGAATAG
- a CDS encoding response regulator, whose protein sequence is MLHKILVVDDEPLIQSILAEEFEEAGYEVRKASSGSEAFQTLTEDKVDLIVSDVKMPGMSGIDLLLKIQSHLPQPPPMVLVSAFSETTAQEAYHEGAQGVFAKPIDYEALSKTVRRRLLPMREQYQEKDTLGRTSFTLECSLTELDETLHTPSCSIGRGGFFLHMPQQFPRSGEVISFKIAFGEKGCILEGQGLVRWVRSRAEGDAKSGIGVEFNYLTAASLDTFETLIEKITRPFIPLT, encoded by the coding sequence TTGCTTCACAAAATCCTGGTCGTTGATGATGAGCCGCTGATCCAATCCATCCTGGCAGAAGAGTTTGAGGAAGCTGGCTACGAAGTGCGCAAAGCCTCCAGCGGCAGCGAAGCGTTTCAAACCCTGACAGAAGATAAAGTGGATCTCATCGTGTCGGATGTGAAAATGCCCGGCATGAGTGGAATTGATCTTTTGCTCAAAATCCAGAGTCATTTGCCACAGCCCCCACCCATGGTCCTGGTTTCCGCGTTTTCAGAAACCACAGCTCAGGAGGCCTACCACGAAGGCGCCCAGGGCGTGTTCGCCAAACCTATCGACTATGAGGCCCTGAGCAAAACCGTGCGCAGAAGGCTTCTGCCCATGCGCGAGCAGTATCAGGAGAAGGACACTCTGGGTCGAACCTCGTTTACCTTGGAATGCAGCCTGACCGAACTGGATGAGACTTTGCACACACCAAGCTGCAGCATAGGCCGCGGAGGATTCTTCCTGCATATGCCCCAGCAGTTTCCGAGGTCGGGCGAGGTCATTTCTTTCAAGATCGCCTTTGGCGAGAAGGGCTGCATTCTGGAAGGCCAGGGCCTTGTTCGCTGGGTTCGTTCGCGTGCAGAAGGCGATGCGAAAAGCGGGATTGGCGTGGAATTCAACTATCTGACGGCCGCATCCCTTGATACTTTTGAGACTCTGATAGAAAAGATCACGAGGCCATTCATCCCGCTGACTTAA
- a CDS encoding response regulator encodes MTTVLLVDDSKFTCNRTIEMLREIDPDVNVIPAYLPSKALELVQSQGSTYDLAIIDFNMPEMNGLELAEKIRAIIPYERIVILTASSAFTTHSQTIPEGMHFCQKPVNEEKLRAVLQFQRRISA; translated from the coding sequence ATGACGACGGTACTATTGGTTGATGACAGCAAATTCACCTGTAATCGGACGATCGAGATGCTGCGTGAAATTGATCCTGATGTGAACGTCATCCCAGCCTATCTGCCCAGCAAGGCATTGGAACTGGTACAAAGCCAGGGTTCGACCTATGACCTTGCCATCATTGATTTCAATATGCCCGAGATGAACGGGCTTGAGCTTGCTGAGAAAATTCGCGCGATCATTCCCTACGAACGCATTGTCATCCTCACCGCATCATCGGCCTTCACCACGCACTCGCAGACGATTCCGGAGGGGATGCACTTTTGCCAAAAGCCGGTCAATGAAGAAAAGCTTCGTGCTGTCCTTCAGTTTCAAAGAAGGATTTCTGCGTGA